DNA sequence from the Halanaerobiales bacterium genome:
AATCTGTTGATTTTTCATTTTTTCTTTCAATTACAATTTCAGCTTTATCTAAAATCTTATTAGCTAATATTTTTTCATCATCTCTTTCTAAATGAGATAATAGTTTTTCTTTATCTAACATTACTTGCACTCCTTTATTAATTTAAATAATTAAACAATTATTCTAATCAAAAAACTACGGATAATACTTAAGGCAAATATTGCTACAATAGGTGAAAAGTCAATTCCTATATTAGAAGTTGGTAATATTCTTCTAATTGGTGCTAAAATTGGTTCTGTTACCTGATAGGTAAATTTAATTAACTGTCTTAACATTTGATTACTAGGATTTGGTTGCACCCAGGATATAATAACTCTACCTATAATTAACCAATCCAAAATATTAAAAAGAACTCCAATTGTATTTGCTAACATGTACATTTCTATTTTACCTCCTAATTATTTTTAAAATATTTATTTTTTATTTTGATAAAAACTTATTCTTCATATTATCTTCTAATTCTTTTCCATTAATCTCTATATTTTTAGGAGCAAATAAAAATACATTTTTTCCTATTTTATGGGTGTTTGCATTTAAACCATAAACAGCTCCACTTACAAAATTTAATATTTTTTGGGAAAGTTCCTTTTTATTATTCTCAAGATTTACAATTACTACATTGCTGTTTTTTAAACTCTTAACAATATTTTTTGATTCCTCAAATTTATTAGGATTATAAAATAACACCTTATATTCTTTTTTTCTATTTATACTTACAACTTTATCTGAATTCTTTGATATAGAATTTTTCTCTGGAGGTTTTTCATCTTCTTTTTCCAATCCAAAAAATTCAAGAATTTTATTCCACTCTATTAATTTATTTGACATAACAATCAAGCCCCCATTTGCTAATATTTTCTTTCTCCAAATAAAGCTGTCCCTATTCTAACAATTGTTGCTCCTTCTTCAATTGCAACTTGATAATCATTAGTCATTCCCATAGATAATTCTGTTAAATTTAAACCCTTTTTATTAGCCTTATTTTTCAAATTTGCTAATTTTTTAAAATATGGTCTTGTATCTTCAGGATTGTCTAGATAAGGAACAATAGTCATTAATCCTCGAATATCTAGATTATCATATTTTTTTTCAGCTTTTTCTAAAAAATCAATAGTTTCTTCTACTTGAAATCCGTATTTATTTTCATCACCTGAAGTATTAACTTCAACTAAAACTGGCATTACCCTATTGTTTTTTTTGGCCCTTTTATTTATTTCTTTTGCCAATCTATCACTATCAAGTGATTCAATCATTAGACAGTTATCCATTCTAGTAATATATTTAACTTTATTTCTTTGTAAATGACCAATAAAATGCCATTTAACTTCACTATTTAATTTATTATTTTTTCTCCTTAATTCTTGAACTCTATTCTCACCAAAAATATCAATATTATTTTTTTGAAAAAATTTTATTTTTTTACTAAAATGATTTTTACTTACTGCAACAATAGTAATTTCAGAAGGATTTCTCCCAACTTTTTTACAGGATTTTTTTATATTACTTTTAACTTTTTTTAATCTTTTTTTTAGTTTGTTTTTATTCATTGTTATTCCCCCTGTGTATCAAAATTATAATTGCTATTTGTAGGATTTATTAAAATTTCATCTCCTAATTCTAAACCTGTAATAACTAAATATTTATCCCCATTAAATTTTATTTCTATATCTTTTAAATTATAATTATTACTTGAATCAACTAAGACCACTTTATAGCCATCACTGGTAGGTAAAATAGCCGTATCAGGAATAACCAGCCCTTCATAAATATTTTTAACTAATTCAATATTAATTTTTCTTTTATTTAACCATTTATCTATAAATCTTTTTAATTCTAAAATTATTATAGATTTTTCACCATAATTAACTATATTTTTTATTTTTGCCTGATTTAAATTATCTTTTTCTAGTTCCTTATCTCTTATAAAAACAGTTTCTTCAATCCAATATTTTTCAGCTTTATTTTTATCAATCTTTATCAAGGCATATAAATCACTATTATTTACAATACGA
Encoded proteins:
- the sepF gene encoding cell division protein SepF gives rise to the protein MSNKLIEWNKILEFFGLEKEDEKPPEKNSISKNSDKVVSINRKKEYKVLFYNPNKFEESKNIVKSLKNSNVVIVNLENNKKELSQKILNFVSGAVYGLNANTHKIGKNVFLFAPKNIEINGKELEDNMKNKFLSK
- a CDS encoding YggT family protein, which produces MYMLANTIGVLFNILDWLIIGRVIISWVQPNPSNQMLRQLIKFTYQVTEPILAPIRRILPTSNIGIDFSPIVAIFALSIIRSFLIRIIV
- a CDS encoding YggS family pyridoxal phosphate-dependent enzyme; this translates as MNKNKLKKRLKKVKSNIKKSCKKVGRNPSEITIVAVSKNHFSKKIKFFQKNNIDIFGENRVQELRRKNNKLNSEVKWHFIGHLQRNKVKYITRMDNCLMIESLDSDRLAKEINKRAKKNNRVMPVLVEVNTSGDENKYGFQVEETIDFLEKAEKKYDNLDIRGLMTIVPYLDNPEDTRPYFKKLANLKNKANKKGLNLTELSMGMTNDYQVAIEEGATIVRIGTALFGERKY
- a CDS encoding HlyD family efflux transporter periplasmic adaptor subunit; this translates as MNSKDRNVTIYSREAGILSFSYDQLEAELSPENMNNISIKKFNNINNNYHNIKEDDYINKGEPFFRIVNNSDLYALIKIDKNKAEKYWIEETVFIRDKELEKDNLNQAKIKNIVNYGEKSIIILELKRFIDKWLNKRKINIELVKNIYEGLVIPDTAILPTSDGYKVVLVDSSNNYNLKDIEIKFNGDKYLVITGLELGDEILINPTNSNYNFDTQGE